A genomic window from Vitis riparia cultivar Riparia Gloire de Montpellier isolate 1030 chromosome 16, EGFV_Vit.rip_1.0, whole genome shotgun sequence includes:
- the LOC117934227 gene encoding silicon efflux transporter LSI2-like — translation MAMAVSAKLVLGSIAFAIFWVLAVFPAVPFLPIGRTAGSLLGAMLMVSFRVITPDQAYDAIDLPILGLLFGTMVVSIYLERADMFKYLGKLLSWKSLGAKDLLCRICLISAISSSLFTNDTTCVVLTEFVLKIARQHNLPPHPFLLALASSANIGSSATPIGNPQNLVIALESKISFGDFVLGILPAMLVGVLVNALILLCMYWRLLSVQKDEEDATLEVVAEEDVNIHQFSPATMSHMTSLDSHEWNSKTEIVNIDSQANVKGNIGHAETLRNRIRNENELHRTSSAGSVSSANSNGSKDLTSELHSQRRDENQNILSNGTASMDEPGDAVFMQSLDEKENPTTKWKRLLWKPCVYLVTIGMLISLLMGLNMSWTAIAAALALVVLDFKDARPSLEKVSYSLLIFFCGMFITVDGFNKTGIPSAVWDLMEPYAKIDHVSGIAVLAVVILVLSNVASNVPTVLLLGARVAASAAQISAAEEKKAWLILAWVSTVAGNLSLLGSAANLIVCEQARRAQHLGYTLSFWRHLKFGVPATLVVTAIGLTLIRG, via the exons ATGGCTATGGCTGTTTCTGCAAAGCTGGTTCTAGGCTCAATTGCCTTTGCAATATTCTGGGTGTTGGCGGTTTTTCCTGCTGTCCCTTTCCTACCTATTGGGAGGACTGCAGGGTCTCTCCTGGGGGCAATGCTCATGGTCAGTTTTCGTGTGATAACCCCAGATCAAGCATATGATGCCATTGATCTCCCAATCCTTGGTCTTCTGTTTGGGACTATGGTTGTCAGCATTTATCTTGAAAGAGCAGATATGTTCAAATATTTGGGTAAACTGCTCTCATGGAAAAGCTTAGGAGCCAAAGACTTACTATGTCGAATCTGCCTCATATCGGCCATTTCAAGTAGTCTTTTCACCAATGATACCACTTGTGTCGTCTTGACCGAATTTGTTCTGAAAATTGCAAGGCAGCATAATCTTCCACCCCATCCTTTCCTTTTAGCCCTTGCCTCAAGTGCAAATATTGGGTCTTCTGCAACTCCAATTGGCAACCCGCAAAATCTTGTTATAGCCCTCGAGAGTAAGATTTCATTCGGGGATTTCGTACTTGGAATTCTTCCTGCAATGCTTGTAGGAGTACTTGTGAATGCTTTAATTCTTCTTTGCATGTATTGGAGGTTGTTGTCTGTTCAGAAAGACGAAGAAGATGCAACTCTAGAAGTGGTAGCCGAGGAGGATGTCAATATTCATCAATTTTCACCTGCAACAATGTCACATATGACATCCTTAGATTCTCACGAATGGAATTCAAAAACCGAAATTGTGAATATTGACAGCCAGGCTAATGTGAAGGGAAACATAGGTCATGCTGAGACCCTCAGAAATcgaataagaaatgaaaatgaactCCATAGGACCTCCAGTGCTGGGTCTGTGTCCTCTGCAAATTCAAATGGTTCAAAAGATCTGACAAGTGAGTTACATTCTCAAAGAAGggatgaaaatcaaaatatactTTCAAATGGGACTGCATCAATGGATGAACCAGGAGATGCAGTCTTTATGCAGTCTTTAGACGAAAAGGAAAATCCGACCACAAAATGGAAAAGGCTATTATGGAAACCATGTGTTTACCTTGTTACTATAGGAATGCTGATTTCTTTGCTCATGGGTCTCAATATGTCATGGACTGCAATTGCTGCTGCACTGGCTCTTGTAGTTCTTGATTTCAAGGATGCTCGGCCTTCCCTAGAGAAG GTCTCCTATTcccttttgattttcttctgcGGAATGTTCATTACAGTTGATGGTTTCAACAAAACTGGAATCCCTAGCGCAGTATGGGACTTAATGGAGCCTTACGCAAAGATTGACCATGTTAGCGGGATCGCAGTTCTTGCTGTTGTCATACTTGTCCTGTCAAATGTGGCTTCTAATGTACCAACCG TTCTTTTGCTTGGAGCACGGGTGGCAGCATCAGCAGCTCAAATTTCCGCAGCCGAAGAGAAGAAGGCATGGCTGATCTTAGCTTGGGTCAGCACTGTGGCCGGAAACCTCTCCCTGTTGGGATCAGCTGCCAACTTGATAGTTTGTGAGCAGGCTCGCCGGGCTCAACACCTTGGGTACACTCTATCCTTCTGGAGGCATCTCAAATTTGGAGTTCCCGCCACTCTTGTAGTCACTGCCATTGGTTTGACACTAATAAGAGGATGA
- the LOC117934018 gene encoding uncharacterized protein LOC117934018, which produces MRSVNNSVETINAAATAIVSAESRVQPTTVQKRRWGSCLSLYWCFGSHRHSKRIGHAVLVPEPMVPGAVAPASENLNLSTSIVLPFIAPPSSPASFLQSDPPSSTQSPAGLLSLTALSVNAYSPSGPASMFAIGPYAHETQLVSPPVFSTFPTEPSTAPFTPPPESVQLTTPSSPEVPFAQLLTSSLDRSRRNSGTNQKLSLSNYEFQPYQLYPESPVGHLISPISNSGTSSPFPDRRPIVEAPKLLGFEHFSTRRWGSRLGSGSLTPDGAGPASRDSFLLENQISEVASLANSESGSQNGETVIDHRVSFELAGEDVAVCVEKKPVASAETVQNTLQDIVEEGEIERERDGISESTENCCEFCVGEALKAASKKAPAEGEEEQCHKKHPPIRHGSIKEFNFDNTKGEVSAKPNIIGSEWWVNEKVVGKGTGPQTNWTFFPLLQPGIS; this is translated from the coding sequence AAGAGAAGATGGGGTAGCTGCTTGAGTTTATACTGGTGCTTTGGATCTCATAGACACAGCAAGCGAATAGGTCATGCTGTTCTTGTTCCTGAACCAATGGTGCCAGGAGCTGTCGCTCCTGCTTCTGAAAACCTGAACCTCTCAACCAGCATTGTACTGCCTTTCATTGCACCTCCCTCTTCTCCTGCATCTTTCCTCCAATCAGATCCTCCGTCCTCCACTCAGTCACCAGCTGGATTACTATCCCTCACTGCCCTTTCTGTCAATGCCTATTCCCCAAGTGGTCCTGCCTCCATGTTTGCCATTGGCCCTTATGCCCACGAAACTCAACTAGTCTCACCACCTGTATTTTCTACCTTCCCCACAGAGCCATCAACTGCTCCTTTTACTCCCCCTCCAGAATCTGTGCAATTAACTACGCCTTCATCACCTGAAGTTCCATTTGCTCAGCTGCTGACATCTTCACTGGACCGCTCTCGAAGGAACAGTGGAACCAATCAGAAGTTGTCACTGTCCAATTATGAGTTCCAGCCTTATCAGCTATACCCAGAAAGCCCAGTTGGCCACCTTATATCACCAATATCAAATTCTGGTACCTCTTCTCCTTTCCCAGATAGACGCCCAATTGTAGAGGCTCCCAAGCTCTTGGGTTTTGAACATTTTTCCACCCGCAGATGGGGTTCAAGGCTGGGTTCTGGATCTTTGACACCAGATGGTGCAGGGCCTGCCTCCCGAGACAGTTTCCTTCTGGAGAACCAGATCTCTGAGGTGGCATCCCTTGCCAACTCTGAGAGTGGATCTCAAAATGGTGAAACTGTAATCGATCATAGGGTCTCATTTGAGTTGGCTGGTGAAGATGTTGCAGTTTGTGTTGAAAAGAAACCAGTGGCATCAGCTGAAACCGTCCAAAACACTCTTCAGGATATAGTTGAAGAAGGCGAAATTGAAAGAGAAAGAGATGGGATTTCAGAGAGTACAGAAAATTGTTGTGAGTTCTGTGTCGGAGAAGCTCTTAAAGCTGCGTCCAAGAAAGCTCCAGCTGAAGGAGAGGAAGAGCAGTGCCATAAAAAGCATCCTCCGATCAGACATGGTTCAATCAAAGAGTTCAATTTTGACAACACAAAGGGAGAAGTCTCAGCCAAGCCGAACATCATCGGTTCTGAGTGGTGGGTAAACGAAAAGGTTGTCGGGAAAGGAACAGGGCCCCAAACCAACTGGACTTTCTTCCCATTGCTGCAGCCCGGAATCAGTTGA